The genomic interval CGGAGCAGGAACTCTTCCTGGTCAACTCCGGCTGGCGTCCCGCGTCGATCGGCGCGGAAGTTCTCGACAGAATTGCCGATCCTCACTTCACTACGGAAATCGCGAAGTTCAACCTCGAGATAAATCTCGATCCAGTTGTATTCGAAGGTGAGTCTCTTTCGAGAATGGAACGTCAGCTCAACGAGATGCTCGCCAAAGCACGCGCCGCGGCAAACGCCTGCGAAGCTGAGATTGTTCTTACCGGCATTCTTCCTACGATCCGCAAGTCTGATCTCGATCTCAATAACATGACCGCGAGGCCTCGCTACGCGGCGCTGAACAAAGCACTGACCAAGCTGCGGGGCGGAGCTTACGAGTTCAAGTTAAAGGGAGCGGACGAGCTCAGTATCAAGCATGATAACTGGATGCTTGAGGCTTGCTGCACCAGCTTCCAGATTCACTTTCAAGCGGGCTCGGAAGAATTCGCGAATTTGTATAACGTCGCTCAGTTGGTCACTGCGCCTGTGCTGGCGGCCGCCGCCAATTCGCCGCTGCTATTCGGTAGACGCTTGTGGACAGAAACGCGAATACCGCTCTTCCAGCAGTCGGTGGACACGCGGCGTGTTAGCTACAACCTGCGCGAGCGCAGCCCTCGCGTGAGCTTCGGTCAGCAGTGGGTTAAGAAATCACCTCTGGAGCTATTCGAAGAAGACATCGCTCGATTCAGAGTTCTGCTCGGTTCGCCTCTCGACAACGAAGACTCTCTTGCGGCGCTGAACCAGGGGGTGATACCAGAACTGCAAGCGCTTCGGATCTACAACGGTACAGTGTGGCGCTGGAACCGACCGTGTTATGGCATTACCGACGGTCGCCCACACTTGAGAATCGAGGCTCGTGCTTTTCCCTCCGGTCCCACGGTCATTGATGAGGTCGCGAACGCCGCCTTCTTTTTCGGGCTGATGAGAGGTGTTTCGCTCGAGTATCCCGACGTCGCCAATGTCATGGAGTTTGAAGACGCACAAGCGAATTTTCTGGCGGCTGCCCGTCTTGGCCTTGATGCGCAATTCGCGTGGATCGGCGGCAAGGTGATCCCCGCGCGCGGGCTTATCTGCCGTTATCTTCTGCCAGTCGCGCGCTACGGACTGGAAACGGCTAACATTCTACCCGCCGACATCGATCGGTTTCTGGGAGTGATTGAAGAGCGCGTGAGCTCGGGCAAATCAGGATCGCAGTGGCTCTTGAGCTCGCTGTCTGAGATGAGGAAACGAGGAACGAAAGACGAGGTCCTAACGTCCCTGACTGCTGCGACTGTAAGGATGCAAAAAGAAGGGAGGCCGGTACACCAGTGGCCTCCGGCAGAGATAACGGAGGTAACGATGTCGAAGCAGAGCTACCTGTGCGTAGAAGAGTTCATGACCACTGACCTGTTCACGGTCCACGAGGACGAGCCTGTGGAACTGGTTGCCAACTTGATGAATTGGAAACGCGTTCGGCATATTCCGGTCGAGGATGAACAGGGGCGATTGGTTGGGTTGGTAAGTTCCTTTGAGGTCCTTAGCCATCTGTTGCGCGCCGTCAACGAAGGCGACGCAACCCCCGCAACGGTCGGTTCCCTGATGAATAGGGTCCCTCTAACGGTCACGCCTGAGACGCTGACTCTTGAAGCGATCGCGTTGATGCGGCGGGAAAAAATCGATTGCCTGCCGGTTGTCAAGGAGGGCCGGCTCGTGGGAATCGTCAGCGAGCGTGATTTCATCAACGTCGCGGGCCGGCTGCTTGAACGAATGACTGAGTCGCTGGGATCGGGCGACAAAAAGACGCGGCGATTGCAAGGATATGCGAAAACGGCACACGTCTAAGTGCTTGCGGCCGCCTAAGATCCCGCGACTGGCCAGGTTATGCACCTGCAGACTATCAAAGATGGTAAAGCCCGACCCTAAACGATCCCGATAGACAATAATATCACGACCGTTGTGACAGCCGTCACAGCGAGACGTGACGCCGGTCATAGCCGCTTCTTTGATAACACCCTATAGTGTAAATACGGTATCAAACCGTGATCGCTTGGCAGTGCCGGGAGCTGAAGCGGCCCGAGGCAGGCGGATCCAAAGTGCCATAATCAGGAGGGTAATCATGAAGAAAGTCCTTTTTGCAGCATCAATGTTCACCGCACTGGTAATAACCATCGGCGTGTTCACAGCGCCGGCCAAAGCAGAACCGAAGAAAGTCGAGAGGGAAAGGATAGAGTTTAACCAGCAGGTAAAGCTCTTGAACGTGTTCCTCAAGGGCGAATACTTCATCACGCACGACGAGGACAAGATGGCGAAGGGCGAGGACTGCACATACATATACGACGCGAAGGGAAAGCTGGTCGTCTCGTTTCATTGCACGCCCGTCGAGCGCCCAAAGGCAGATCGGTTCAGAGTAGTCACGGCCCGCAGCATCATCACAAATGGCCCGGCTGAAGTAAGAGAGATCCAGTTCGCCGGCAGTACGGAAGCTCATTTGGTTCCATAAACCGAGGGCTCTTGGGGAGCGTTTTGGCTGCTCATTTGTTCCCGCTCCTGCAGTCGAACTGGCTGCAGGAGCCCCGTTTTTCAAGCCTTCGGGATCTTCAAGGAGCTGTCCCCCTGCGACATTGCGGGCGCCAGCATAAACGACGGAGGGGAGTATTATGACTCAAGATGTTCGCGGCACTATCGAGGTGTTGAAAGCGGAGCTCGACTTTGCTGAAAAGGGCGGCTACGGCCGTTCGGTTAAGACACCGTGGCAGCCGACTTCGATCCTTAAAGATTCTCCGAGCTGCCTCAATCTTGGCGACCCGGCGAGGACGCATCCGTGCAGCGAATGCTTGCTGATTGATTTCGTTCCGGCGGAAGCCCGTGCAGAAGATGTGCCTTGCCATCACATCCCGCTCAACGCCACCGGAGCAACCATCGACA from Acidobacteriota bacterium carries:
- a CDS encoding glutamate-cysteine ligase family protein yields the protein MAQQDVEQASTPEQLRAFIKALLNDLRALEKMIASGMIESGVRRIGAEQELFLVNSGWRPASIGAEVLDRIADPHFTTEIAKFNLEINLDPVVFEGESLSRMERQLNEMLAKARAAANACEAEIVLTGILPTIRKSDLDLNNMTARPRYAALNKALTKLRGGAYEFKLKGADELSIKHDNWMLEACCTSFQIHFQAGSEEFANLYNVAQLVTAPVLAAAANSPLLFGRRLWTETRIPLFQQSVDTRRVSYNLRERSPRVSFGQQWVKKSPLELFEEDIARFRVLLGSPLDNEDSLAALNQGVIPELQALRIYNGTVWRWNRPCYGITDGRPHLRIEARAFPSGPTVIDEVANAAFFFGLMRGVSLEYPDVANVMEFEDAQANFLAAARLGLDAQFAWIGGKVIPARGLICRYLLPVARYGLETANILPADIDRFLGVIEERVSSGKSGSQWLLSSLSEMRKRGTKDEVLTSLTAATVRMQKEGRPVHQWPPAEITEVTMSKQSYLCVEEFMTTDLFTVHEDEPVELVANLMNWKRVRHIPVEDEQGRLVGLVSSFEVLSHLLRAVNEGDATPATVGSLMNRVPLTVTPETLTLEAIALMRREKIDCLPVVKEGRLVGIVSERDFINVAGRLLERMTESLGSGDKKTRRLQGYAKTAHV